CGTGATGGATGATTCATCTATCATCAAGCCAGAAGATTCCAGTAGACGAGCGTCAGCGCTCACCAGATCTCCTTCGCTAAGAAGTATCACATCACCGGGTACGAGGTCCGTAGAGGGGACCTCCACCTCCTTTCCGTCCCTGAGAACTTTCGTCCTTGTCTCGGTCAGCTTCTTCAGGGCTTGTATGGAAGCCTCGGCCTTTAACTCCTGCCAGAATCCGATAAGGCTATTGAATAGTATGAGGCCGACGATGATGATAGTGTCTTTGAAATCACCGATCAGCAATGTCAGAATCGCCGCAGCTATGAGGATGTAAACTAGAATGCTTTTGAATTGCCTCAAGAAAAGCTTAAGATGTGATGGTTTCTCTTCTCGCAATGAGTTCGGCCCATAGCGGGCTAACCGCTCTGTCGCTTCAGCCTGAGTGAGACCGGTTATGTTGGAAGCGTATCGCTCCAAAGCCTCTGATGGACTGAGAGTCTGCGGATTGCCTTTAAGCGACATCCTTTCCCCATTTCAGAATTTATTTATAAGGTTAAGTACGAATCCGATGTAAGAATCCGTTTTTAACTTTCATTTCTCCGCCAATCAAATCAATATCTCTCCGTCCTTCATTATCTGCCTGCCATCCACAAATAAGGAGGGGTTCAAAACCAAGCAGTCCTGATGAATCAATGCGTGCGCATCATTATCCAAGTTCGAACCGATGGCGAAATGTACCGTACTCCAAACTTTCTCGTCTTCTAACATGTTGCAGGTCATTTTAGCCTTCGGGTTTATGCCTATGCCTAACTCTCCTATGGCTCGAGCGTTTCTCTCCTCTTCCTTCTTCCCCATCTCCCTGGCCAAGGTTTCACCCCGTTCGATGACCTTTAGCAGCATCTCTGCCTCTTTCCCACCCTCGATTTGGGTTATGAATCCACCCTTCAGAAATACTTTCACTGGTTCCTTAGGGATGATGGGATTTGGAACGAGATCCAATGTGCCATCGAATACGATTACGCCTTCCACTGTTCCGTTCCGTGGCGATACATATGCCTCTCCGCACGGGAGATTGCCTCCCTTTCCTGGCCATCGGAAGTCGCCATCGTCAACTTGGCCCTTTCTGCCCTCAATAGAGAAGCATATGTTTGTGCCAGCAGGCGAAGTCACATGCATTTCCTTGCCATCGTCCAGGACATCTTTCAGTTTTGAGGCCAGCGCCCTCATGGTAGAATAATCCACGGGGACGCATCTCTCAAACATGTCCACCGTGACGCCTGGAGACCAGAAACTTCTACACCTTCTGTTTCCCCATAAGACAGCATCATAGATGTGATTGTACTGCTTCCCATCCCTTCCTACATAACCCAACTTCAATCCGAAGGGGTCCTTCCCTACCTTTCGGTCAGTGATAGCTACGATTACATCCGGCTCGGATTTAATAGCCTCTAAAACGATGCGTTCGGCATCATCATACTGCGTCTTTCGTGGCTGCACCATGAACGTCGCTCTGGCCTTGGCCTCAAGCGCGGCCTCATAAATGAATCTGGCTATGGTAAAAGCATCGCAATCGAAATTGGAAATTATCAATACCTCTTCACCAGGCTGGACATCTAATACTTCCCTTATTGCCGCTTCTGCCGCCTTTTTCATTTTCGACATATGAATTCATTAAAGGGGGATGATTTGCACCTATTTCCCTATTCTCTAATATCCTCCTTGATAATGAAACTCCTGACTCACCACAATTGTATGAATCTATTAGACGAGGTACAAACCATAAAACCTTGAAAGTCTTATGTGATGATGCCATGGAATCGAGCACCCTGCGACTAGGAGACATCGTGCCAGATTTCGAATTACCAGATGAGAGAGGACGACCATACCGTCTTAGCCAAGCTGTAAAGGAGGGGCCATTGGTCATCATCTTCTTCCCCTCTGTATGGGGAATGATGTGCGCCGTGGAGATGTCCACTTTCCGAGATATGATGCCCCAATTCGTCAAAGTGGGGGCTAGATTGTGCGCTTGCGATACCAATAGTCCCATGTCCAATGCTGCCTGGAAGGAGCAGATGAGATTGGAGTTCCCCCTTCTCAGCGATTTCGATGGAACGGTCGCAGCGAAGTTCGGCATACTCTGCGGCGAGGAAGGGTACATGAAGGGAAGGTCCAACAGGGCTATTTTCATAATCGACGACCAGATGCGCGCACGCTATATCTGGGTCGCTGACGATCCTTCCTTCGAGCCTGATTATGATCTTGTCCTAAAGGTCGCAACTGAGGTGGCAGCAGAGGTGGCTCAGAGGCGCACCAGTTCATAATGATAGTATTCTTCGAAACTATACAATCGATAGACACGCATGCTGACAAAGTATGTAGGGATTTTCGACTCCTCGATGCGCTCGTGCAAGGGAGGGCCAAAGCTCGTCTCCTTTTTCTGAAAGTCCACCAAGGTGCAGCGCCCCCCAGGTCGTAGGACTCTCTCGATCTCCTGAGCCAAAGCTCCCTTATCTTCCACTTCATGGAACATGTTGACCGCCACCACCCGGTCTAGGCTCGCACCGATTAAAGGTAGCTTCGTGGCCTCCGCCTGAATGGGTACCAATCGGGTTTTATCAAGCTCGTCCGCGGAGGACATCAAATCTTCAAGCATCTGTCGTTGAGAGTCCACGGCCAAAACTACCTTGCACCGTCTGACCAAAAGAAGGCTGAGATATCCTGTGCCACAACCTAAATCGGCACAGACCTCATCTAGCGTAGGGGACGCACGTTCCACTATCTCCTCTGCTGGCTGCTTCTTTTTCCGCAATTCATTCTTCAACTGTGCCCTATCCATGGCATTGAAACGATGAGTTACCATCTTTCTTATCCCCTAATTCAACATGAGTTATCAGGATCCTTCCTCCATCCCTGGAGATCTGGCTCTTATAATCAGAAACCACCAGGGGATGGATGTGAAGGGGGGAGTCCAGAACCAAGCTCTCATACTCTCCTCCTTCCCCAGAGGGGCTGACGCCTTT
This sequence is a window from Methanomassiliicoccales archaeon. Protein-coding genes within it:
- a CDS encoding class I SAM-dependent methyltransferase → MVTHRFNAMDRAQLKNELRKKKQPAEEIVERASPTLDEVCADLGCGTGYLSLLLVRRCKVVLAVDSQRQMLEDLMSSADELDKTRLVPIQAEATKLPLIGASLDRVVAVNMFHEVEDKGALAQEIERVLRPGGRCTLVDFQKKETSFGPPLHERIEESKIPTYFVSMRVYRLYSFEEYYHYELVRL
- a CDS encoding redoxin domain-containing protein translates to MESSTLRLGDIVPDFELPDERGRPYRLSQAVKEGPLVIIFFPSVWGMMCAVEMSTFRDMMPQFVKVGARLCACDTNSPMSNAAWKEQMRLEFPLLSDFDGTVAAKFGILCGEEGYMKGRSNRAIFIIDDQMRARYIWVADDPSFEPDYDLVLKVATEVAAEVAQRRTSS
- a CDS encoding aminopeptidase, whose amino-acid sequence is MSKMKKAAEAAIREVLDVQPGEEVLIISNFDCDAFTIARFIYEAALEAKARATFMVQPRKTQYDDAERIVLEAIKSEPDVIVAITDRKVGKDPFGLKLGYVGRDGKQYNHIYDAVLWGNRRCRSFWSPGVTVDMFERCVPVDYSTMRALASKLKDVLDDGKEMHVTSPAGTNICFSIEGRKGQVDDGDFRWPGKGGNLPCGEAYVSPRNGTVEGVIVFDGTLDLVPNPIIPKEPVKVFLKGGFITQIEGGKEAEMLLKVIERGETLAREMGKKEEERNARAIGELGIGINPKAKMTCNMLEDEKVWSTVHFAIGSNLDNDAHALIHQDCLVLNPSLFVDGRQIMKDGEILI